CAAGAGTATCTAATAATGAACTTTTACCTGCGCTGTTACTGCCATGGATAACATTTAAACCGCTCATTAATTCAATTTCTAATGCACACTCATTACCTCTATAAACTTTCATTTTATTTACAATGAATGAGTGGTAACTATTTGTCATATCTATATTCCATTAAATTCGTACGGCTTTTTAATCCATCTTTTCCATCTACTGGTGTGAAATACAGGAAATCCGTTAATTCTTTTTCATCATCAGGTGATAAATAATTTTCAAATAGTTGGATATTTGAAGAATTCTGAGGAAATCGCCCACCTTTTTTATATAATTTATTTTCATTACAGAATGTTAATATTTCATTTTTAACTAATGTAATGAGAACTTTATCTTGGATCATATTCATCTTTTGAAAGATCAAAAAGGGTGAATTACACTGCCGATAAGTATCATCTAATAGTTTCACAGATTTTTTGACTTGCGAAAGCTTTTTAGAGCGAGTTAAACGTATTTGTTGGATTTTTTTTGGAAAGACCATATAAAAATCGATAATTTTAACTCGTTCTATTTCAATTGCATTATCGTTTTCAATTTTTTCAAAAATTTTCAAAATTCTATAGACACAATGGCTTGCATCAAAGGCAGGATGATAAATTAGCATTCTTTATCCCAAGATATATGACAGTTTCCAGCTAGAAAATATAATAGATGTTGTACACACTCGCTATGACTGCCTAGAGGGGTACCAACAAGAAGTTTTTCAATGGGAATAATTACTTCTTTGTGGATTGCTGTTTCGACAACAGCTATTGGTTCATTAGCTAGAATAAGAGGTTTAATAAGATTATTAAATGTGACCTCAATACGGGCTAATACCCGGCCAACCAAATATTGGAAGGCTAAGCTATCTTGATGTTGGGTGATTAATCTACTAGCCTTAAGTTTGTATCTTAGTGCTTGTCTAATCAAATAGCTTCTACCTGAATCTTCGAGTTTTTTTTCTAATCCTCTAGCATCCTCTCGAATTACGCCAGAATAATGAAGGATGTCATCGATTTGTTCTTCGATATCAACAGTAAGTCCTTGTTCAATTTTTTTCACAATCTCAAGGTAAGGCATTAGTAACAGCGTATTTTCATTGCTTTCAAAGTTATAGTGATATTGGCGCTTATCAATGTCTCTACCTGCTAAATCACCACCATCAGTGCTGATATCTTTCTGAATATTCAAGATTATATTCCTATTTTTTGATATCTCGTCCTGCTATATCTCCACCGCCTGATCGAAGATTGCGCTGTTTTACTTCATTTTTAGAACTATCTGTTTTTGTTATTTTTTGATAGCAGACCGTTGCTGTCATACCCCCTAAAAAGCCTAAAAGTGCGCAAATTAGTTCACCAATATATTGATCCATAGATCTGTTCTCTCAAAAAATTTATTTAAAAGTTCTTTTATATGTTTATTATTTTGATTTTTATTATGTTTTTGTCAATATTTTATTTCATTAATTTCTACGAGAGCTGTTCCAAACATAGTTGAAATACTTTTTAAAAATAAGAAAATTATCAACATTTGATGATTACTTATATCGAAGCATTTTAAATATTTATGTATATTAAGAATATGAAATATATTGATCTAAAAAGATCTGAAGCACGGCTTAAGAGGTATTCTTGTATCTCATAATTAAGGTTCGCATCAATAACTTTTAATCCATAGCTTGAATTATGAATCACTTTCCTAAAGTTATTGTTTTTGATGCTTTCGGCACACTTGTAAAAAATGGTGAACGCCGATCCCCATACCGTAAGTTGATGCAGTGGTTGAAGGCCAACGGTAGAAAACCAAGTG
This window of the Acinetobacter sp. NCu2D-2 genome carries:
- a CDS encoding ABC-three component system middle component 5 → MLIYHPAFDASHCVYRILKIFEKIENDNAIEIERVKIIDFYMVFPKKIQQIRLTRSKKLSQVKKSVKLLDDTYRQCNSPFLIFQKMNMIQDKVLITLVKNEILTFCNENKLYKKGGRFPQNSSNIQLFENYLSPDDEKELTDFLYFTPVDGKDGLKSRTNLMEYRYDK
- a CDS encoding ABC-three component system protein, with the protein product MNIQKDISTDGGDLAGRDIDKRQYHYNFESNENTLLLMPYLEIVKKIEQGLTVDIEEQIDDILHYSGVIREDARGLEKKLEDSGRSYLIRQALRYKLKASRLITQHQDSLAFQYLVGRVLARIEVTFNNLIKPLILANEPIAVVETAIHKEVIIPIEKLLVGTPLGSHSECVQHLLYFLAGNCHISWDKEC